In Malania oleifera isolate guangnan ecotype guangnan chromosome 8, ASM2987363v1, whole genome shotgun sequence, a single window of DNA contains:
- the LOC131162527 gene encoding uncharacterized protein LOC131162527, translating to MKGIREGNKGAPSADLLVCFPSRAHLTLMPKPICSPARHSEPTKRRHNHHRRSHHHKKSTSRGAGGQASPLLWSKNKPMDSDIAEPTSPKVTCAGQIKVRAKTSTCKNWQSVMEEIERIHNNRSKHKKKPTWIESLGFKKDIMQFLTCLRGLRFDFRCFGSFPETEITSEEEEDEEEEEEDEEYHEKQMGSEGSDRNGSSRTVFSKWFMVLQENQSKGIFTRNREERDGVYSGGDESVAAPSAPPSNALLLMRCRSAPPKSWLEENKGGEEEEEKVGKAGEKEKKTESMLEDEKKKKKDSLVVMRYGSDFFKFSSDIAKETWVVGGMRDPLSRSRSWKR from the coding sequence ATGAAAGGAATTAGAGAAGGCAATAAAGGAGCTCCTTCAGCTGATCTATTAGTCTGTTTTCCCTCTCGAGCTCATTTGACCCTCATGCCGAAGCCCATTTGCAGCCCAGCCAGACACTCCGAACCCACCAAGCGTCGCCACAACCACCACCGTCGCAGCCACCATCACAAGAAATCCACCTCCAGAGGTGCAGGCGGCCAAGCCAGTCCCCTCCTTTGGTCCAAAAACAAGCCCATGGACTCAGACATCGCCGAGCCCACCTCCCCGAAAGTCACCTGCGCCGGCCAGATCAAAGTCCGGGCCAAGACGAGTACCTGCAAGAACTGGCAGTCGGTGATGGAGGAAATCGAGAGGATTCACAACAACAGATCAAAACACAAGAAGAAACCCACTTGGATCGAGTCTCTCGGGTTCAAGAAAGATATCATGCAGTTTTTGACGTGTCTGCGCGGCCTACGCTTCGATTTCCGATGTTTTGGGTCGTTTCCTGAAACAGAGATCACCTCGGAGGAAGAAGAGgacgaagaagaagaggaagaagacgaAGAGTATCACGAAAAGCAAATGGGTTCGGAGGGAAGTGACAGAAATGGGTCTTCCAGAACTGTTTTCTCCAAATGGTTTATGGTTTTGCAGGAAAATCAGAGTAAGGGGATATTTACCAGAAACAGAGAAGAGAGAGATGGAGTCTATAGTGGTGGCGATGAATCGGTGGCTGCTCCTTCTGCACCTCCGTCAAATGCTCTCTTGCTGATGCGCTGTAGGTCTGCTCCGCCAAAAAGCTGGCTGGAGGAGAATAAAGGcggagaagaagaggaagaaaaagtAGGAAAAGCAGGGGAAAAAGAGAAGAAAACAGAGTCGATGTTGGAGGatgagaagaaaaagaagaaagacagCTTGGTAGTGATGAGATACGGCTCGGACTTCTTCAAGTTTTCTTCTGATATTGCAAAGGAGACGTGGGTCGTTGGCGGCATGAGAGATCCACTGTCAAGGAGTCGAAGTTGGAAGAGATGA